In the Parasteatoda tepidariorum isolate YZ-2023 chromosome X2, CAS_Ptep_4.0, whole genome shotgun sequence genome, AgcagttttttagaaaaaaagttttaaaaatgcttagcagttttcaaaataacattcaaTTTTGTCTTATCTATAACTACAAAGGTAAGTTTCTGTCACTTTGTATTAGAGAAGCATCCTCTGTtgactgtaaatattttaaatcaattaatttaaaatagaatttaattgaCTTTCAACCTCTTCGAGACGGGCGAGTCATATACGCATTCTCAGGGTGGCGACAATCagtgtcaaaaaaaaaactggtaggCAAATTATTTCTATAGTTGGGGGAGGAGTAatagaagttttatttacttaataaaccactacttaattcaaaataaaatttatatagatgCACTTTGATCTAACattcataccctccaacttatcaggattttgaaaataattctttctagtggtagcgaaccaaagtagaaatttttaaagcaaatggatctctcataaaacttttatcagaacttaagaatctagccctATGGTCTGCACTTTtgtaagtaatagtggacaagttacgctaaaattaatttttttaagatattaagacattaattttgctaccgtctgaaaagaagatttctaaaactacggaaattccgtagcagttggagggtatgtaacATTAGATATGttagaattaaagtaaaagcaaaaataaaacagtcaaattataaataaaagtcatgcccaaacttaagctaccgctttttattttttccaatcttGATTCCGATTCCATACGAATACACTTATGACTCGCCTGTCCCAAAAAGGCTAAACTTGActctttattgaaaatgaaaataagcttGTATTACGCTACTTAAGATTATAATACGCTCTGAGATTCATTGCACAATGTTGAGATTCATTGCTCAATATCTATCTATAGTTGgaaaaattctacttatttcTACTACTGCtgttatatttcataaactaTCCTTTAACCCTTTACTCtcgaagtatttaaaaatactgtttgaACTAATGTAAgaactaaatcatttaaaatacataatgcaGAATTTTTACTCTATtctaaaagtcataaaatagtATGATTACTAATTGCtaagatatcaaaattttaaagtttggagTGGTGACTTTTGAAGCCATATCAGCGGAAACATAGGAGTGTGCATGGTTagccctttcgcgccgactgtcacaaatacgtgccagcataaaaccatATCAATCTAatgcctcctataactgaaagcctccacacggttttttataggcagtccgatcagaccactccACTGTGAAGGATGtccactttccgaacgagtcatttaatacagaatttagttaaaataagaaagtggtagtaaatatatgactaaaaatttgttttatttatgaatattattggtttgccttattcacttgttaaccactacagattcaattctcaaatatatgagTTAAAtctctctcaattacttttataaaaggttttgggttcatgcgcacaacagGTTCACTTTTTAAGCAGTCTGcccggactacttataaaaaaccgtgaggtggctttttgatgtaggaggtggtgattaatcagggtaaaaagataaagctggcaatcaaagtatttctttagcagtttacttgtgggcggagttataattgttcaatttatttaattcaccattactttgttcaaaataaaactatttagctatactttgaattaacattgattatatataagattagactaacaataattaaagtaaaagcaaagtaagtatGTCagattagcaacgactacatttaagttaccgttttttatttaattacaacttgattctgactTTGTatgaatgcttttctgaatcacccgtccccaaggggttaacagagatgccaacttgctccggacagcaaatatatattttaaagttgtagttGATCaattatgattcttggtttaataaattcaatttagtagatttttatccaccactatttctaaataattcgtaggctaaTATAATTCACCACGTTATAATGCTTAAGTCATGTTATACcgtttaaaaagcaagcaaaaatagtcaaacatTTGCAAAACTtactttgaagttatttaccgtttttcttaattatttaggcgtgtccggagcagttggcatatctgggttaattcaaaattaaaattgggtGCTTTATTATCTTCAAAACTAACAATATTCCCAAAAATCCTGCTTTGTTTCCAATAACTCACtgatttttcatgttttgttcCTTCAAAACTGTGAGATATATTAGCTGCAGtaattgaaatacataaaagaaattgCAGTCGTATTCATAGTTAGATTATTTACCACATGCTTCTGATTCTCTGAGCGTCGTCaccctattaaaaaaatttttgtagctCCGTATGTTTACTATCAAAGTTTTTCTTCTAATATAtgcaattgtaataattttcaatagttatttACTAAGAAATGAACCTTAACTTAGGAAGTATCGCTTTtagaaactattcaaaatactatatttttgcaaagagttttatttatgtactataGCATTGGTTgcattccttttaattttaggaatgtTATCTATTATTAGTAGTATCCTCCATTTCTGTTGCGTTGCAAGCCTTGTTGAGATGCTTGATTTCTCTGATTGTTATTCAAATCTCCTTGACCATAATTTACATTGTAGCCTCCTTGATCGCTATCTTGAGATGTATCACCGCCTTGATTTCctgtaaaatcatttaaaaatcaatcgaaatttggaatattttgaaGTGTGAAGCATAATTAACTGTttcatattatttctaatttaatccTTCACATGAGTTTACACTTGACATACATGAAACATTGATTTTTCAAGCATTTCCTTCCTTTGATAAGAGAAACATCTTaacttaattgtttaaatttatttgacttGAAATAgacttaagctttttttttcatcgtacactttcaatatttgaaattgctGTTATTTGTTCCCTCTATGAGTTCGGAACGAAAAAATTGTTGGTTTTCTATTTGTATTATGCATGGTAACCgtaaaatatgaaacttaaataataGAACAAAATGCCAATAACTTCCAACTTCATAGTTTTAGAGCaaagttaaaatatagtctttctttattttttagattttttttattatttggttgagagtaaactaaaatataattaattattagtatttgttaattaattattattaaaaatcatatgttaattattgttaattaattattattaaaaattatatgttaattattgttaaattattgttaattaattgttatattattgttaatttattaattattgttaattattgtaaataataatgttaattattaataattaattatataattaattattaatatcgcAATGTactaataaagttattaaaacaatttcataaacaAACTACTTTCAAATTTGGTTGACCTTTACATGGAAAAGAAACAAcgcataattttaattgttttactaacCTTAGTTGAACTATGTTCAAAACTGTTAAcgtaattaaatactaaaatcattattttgaataaccTAACAgtttcaacaacaacaaaaaatttaaataaaataatgaataagaaaataatgattactctaatgaataaattttttttcgttcttttttcgttttttttaaataaatactatttatttaccTTCACCTTCATACACATTGATAAGAGTTAATAACGACACgttatatgtaatatttaccGCTTAACAAGATTCCTACTGCCATAGGCAACTTTAATACTGCTCCATAAATCCTGAAAACGCTAGATGTTAAAACattggaataattaaaattttctttgagcTTATCttggttttaatttaaagtatgcaCAGCTTAGAAAATTCTCATTGAAATCGGTTGTGAGGTACTAAAgtgcaagaaaaaaacttttccactaaaaataaatatttcgaatatgTCTAGATATGCATAAGAGaaatgtaacataaatttattttaccttgatTCACAGGTCTTcctaaaagagaaaataaatcagCTTTTAAGTcttataagtaattaataactCTTAACACTAAAAGGACAGAAACTTAGTAAATAcgtatattgcccaaaagcagtcaaaatgactggattgcaaaaagtataaataatgcgtaaggaaatttgtttagaattaatttttaatactttttatattatttgcagttatataacaagttattagtaaatattaacaataagaaaattatatgttgtacaaaattctaagttattgtatcattatatacatcattgtatttctaatttaaattaaaagtagtcaaaatgacttccttaggcaatctagtgttaatcatttaaaatagtatttttatatggCTTTATAAGTTTCCAGACCTATTGGAatccaatatatttaaatactagaCTAAAACGAGACGGCCAAATTAAAAACtagtagaaagtttttttttcttttttttttttttttttttaacggtcattgatattttttgcttaGTCGATATGTTaccaaatcaaatttaatagcTATCTATATTGTTGTTTAGATGTTAGTTATCAACGCATTGTCTCTCTCAGAAATAAGCtgatagcaaaattatttttcaaacactttttacttttttgaaataaatgcatgacCAGAATCACTTGTCAAATAATGCCATTGCATGAAAACTCTTATACTTTTTTGTTGTACTGCTTGCTGCGTTTTGCTCAGAAaccaaaatttttctcatagaGTTTCACgattaatatcaatatttatgaacaaaaatttcaaacaatgtttTCTGCCGCATGTCATATCATTTTAACTGAGATATTTGCCCgaaatctgtatattttttacaaggaGCCACATTGctgctgcattttttttaaacattgtttaataaatttctgcTGTTGTTGACTTCATCTTTTGATGAACaaagttagtaatttttaatttgagagcACATTTTCTGATGGTCTAAATAAATCACGGCAAATCTTTATTTCTTATCtactttagttttgaaaattgattttcctATGGCGCCGATTATTTTGAGACTCCTGAAATTAGAAACTGACAatagtttattgtttttcaatatcggattatttgaatatatctgccccagaaaatgcatattttcttaCCATGGAAAATTTTGATAGCAAAATTTTagagtttataataaaaatagtataaatttaaagttaaaaatgtttcatgagTAGGGACTAAGATCAGTTTTAGAAACATCTGAAATTTTACTTCGTGATGAGAATGCTTATAGAAACgctacaaaattattaaacaatttaactttCAGATTTGTTTTAAACAGAAACGTTTCTAAAATTCCTAAATTACTATTTACATCTTAAATAAGTAGTcacaatcttatttattttttcctaaatgagAGAAGGAACTACTCTATAACTTAGCAAACagtcaagaattttttaaaattaagtttaaattattttttgcacaatAATATCTACGCACATCTCAATAATAAATGTGTACcaagagaaaattttatgaaaaatgaattatctAAATACGAACCTCCATATCCAGGTCCACCTCCATATCCACCTCCGTAACCACGACCTCCTcttgctgaaaataaaatattgaactctatttaaactattttactcAAAAGTAGATCTTTGAGGTTTAACTGGAGGTTTAGAAAAATGGCcaaattaggagaattttttccccaaatACCTTATTTCCTTATCTATTAAAATGGTTGcagtagtagttcatttacgtcgcactagagctgcacaatgggctattggcgacggtctggaaaacatcaaCGAGGAAGATACGAAGGCATGCCATCAcgattttgatcctcagcagagaggatggcacccccgcttcggtagactgacgacctgcacgtgaagtcgagcactttacggtagaacagtttaacgaggactaataccgcacaccctcggtcacTTTGCAAACTGATCCATTTGATctcccacccgcacactgaccaaaaccagtgatgcttgacttcggtgatccgctgggaaccgtgtcttaactatcagtccactgcgggacctattaaaatggaaaaaccTGTTTTGATATGCGCAAAAACAGCATGTTGAAATACGAATTTTTACTTGCAGAATCATCAGtgggttaatttttaataatatgcttagtaattcatttaatattttatgaatactaCTTCCTTTTATTAACGACTATATTCCTCTGTCATGAGTGaatatgaatatgaatgaatgaaggctaatgaaaagaataaacacTTGTTGCATGACTGTTGCTAGTACTTTTATTGCAGTCGTGTCttcgaaaatatattaagagTAAAATTCTCCCTTCTTTCAATTTTCCTTCATAAGctacattatttcaaaaacattaaataatagcTAATAGAAGAATAGTTTAAGCATGAATGagctttcatatttttcataaattattggtCATCTTTTTCTATCATGTGACACATAAATTTGTGGATAATCGAGTAATAgccctaaaaaaatttttacatgcaaccaatgtatttttaattctatagcTATTTGAGAAGAACTTTTTCTATCTAACTTAATACTATCTGATTTTGTGCAATAATTACACTTTAAAACCTTACGgattgtttaaatttctgaaacattATTTGTATATCCTCAaacaatgcatatttttttaagatctgCCCGATCCCAATGATTATGAAATTGTTGgttatcataataataataattttaaaagtgtcttaattcaaatttcaaaataaaatcaatgttcatacaaacctggaaaaattataaacggGTGCCGAATTCCGATgagtttgttaaaattatctggttgtaaaaagcatattaaaatacaattttttaccttaatattACTGcacttttttaagattttccgGAAGCTTATGAGAATTGGTCATATACTAAACTGATTACAATAAGTTTTctgaaaagttttgtttcacagtaatatttattgctcAAATAATTAGCAAATATCTGGAAAAGAGTTGTTGCTAGCAGGACTGCAAATTTTCTACGATTTATCGAAAAATTTCTTCCAGTGGTacctaagtttatgttttatcgTACTTTGTTTTctaaacttgatttaaaattacccTCCCCACCGCTAAATGTAAAAGATTCACACGTTAATATGAATTGGCACTTTGTTTCAGCTCTCTCTTTTTActtcctttctttaaaataacaataaaattaccaaaagttctgaaaacttaaatttttaattgtctaccTCTCTATAAGATGCACGCGGCACTGGTTAGCAGGTCTGGTTAGCTCTGTGACTATCACATATTGACAACTACtaagctttttccaaaattttctatataaagtggcaaattaaagcttttttaaattttaggtaatTTAAGCTGCATTTTAAAAAGCCTCTCAACTGAAGCAAAATGGCATTTCagatgaacttttaaatcatttacaagtagtggtgtggaaaatggtttaattcaaattttgaaaactaaaaaaatgtttataagcaTAAACCTAGCTatcactagaaaatattttctcaaaaagcgCAGAAAGTCTAAAGCTAAATAAATGCCAACATTTACGTTTCTTACTTTTCCGCTATTTAACcgctatttttaataagatttttttaaatataaatcggCGTTATAATATGTAAcagggatatttttttaatgtattaataaataaatcaataagtgACGAAATTCTTATACAATGATACAAGTGACTATTTATTTCACAACACTgatattaattaagcatttcCAAGATATCCTCCATCAGTTTTGGTTTGCCATACTGTTGATGTAAACTATgccttttctatttaatttttaaataaaaagaatcccAGAAATATTTGTGTTTCCAGAATAACCAAACTCAAATTTCAGCTTTTCGTTGACCTAATCACAACAACtttgggatttttttatttgaaccaATTAGAAAATGATATCGATTCCGCAGAATCAAAATTCGTGTAAGATAAcgttattcaaaatttcttctaatttaagaaatttatttcttatttaaatgtcatgaaaataatttaaaaataattccagttATAACTACTTTACTCACAAAGGGATTTTCTACATAAggttcagtattttttaaaccaatattttagtaaaagcaacaaaaaaaaatatttaaaatacatacgtatttttaaaaaaaaaatatttaagcattttcttaaaaatttaaagtcaactcggttttctgaattctaaatttgaagttcatattcattaatataaagaaagtatTTCTTACCAGGACCATTGTAGCCATTATATTGTGCtgcaaaaagaaattgtaaataagaatgtttttttaagaaaagaagatgaatgttatttttttagaatgtcaCATTACAAATAATCACAAaccataatataaaattattataatttatgttattgtgtgtgatttttgataaaaaaattataactattacaggaactaatatttttagttacaaataaatatacatgtccttttgcttaagaaaaatattagcaatGCATGGATTctttagattattaaaataaagtattttataataccattgcagttttgaaattattcacaaaCTTAAGAAAGCAAACTGCTTAAGTACTTCAAAACGTTGCAATCACGTTTCAGACAAATTAACCAAGTTATCCCTACAGAATATGTacgtaatttcattttaagtaaatttaaaacttctcaaaatttaaattttaatttattgaatactaaattattcacaaattataatgatattcaAACTTTATAAGCTCGCATTCtattaaagtatttcaaattttcttaatactgtgaaaaaaacttttaggtCACCGGTATCCAACTattatacacaaaaattttaaaatcctttcttTGCTATACAATATCGTAAATTGAAACtcttacttatttttgtataaacacttttaaattatgcgcttttcacattttatatgccttttacgtaattttaggtattatttaagtaattagatTTCAGGAATcataaaagagtaaaaagttCGGTAAATTTCAGTAttctagcaaaaataaaaatgaaattctgctTCGCaagtttttgttaaactttGTATGATGCGGTTCTAAACGAAAAAAGGCTAAATTCCTTTTACGgattacaataaattaagcaAGTTAAGAAaacgtaaattattttattatctactTATAAAGAGgtttcgataaaatattttagtattttaagtaataaattattatttccaaatacgattaattttttttctacattttttttttatttctaaaggtactttaataacttattatgttggaagtaaattttaataagtaattgaaaaaaaatcttctaaatttgtgtgaattaacatttataacatatatatacattttaatttgataatggCTTATTTTACCTTCTGAGCATGCAGTAAGAACAGCTACAACAAAAACCATCAAACAAACTTTCATGAAGGTGTTCATATTTATAATGTAGATTAAATGCTTCAAATAGCAGTTAGTTTGACaaagtaagttaaattttaaatctgttttctGTGCGAGACCTTTTATACCATTCTGCTTTTACATAAGCATGAAATATCTATTTACAAATACAATATTTCACTGTTCATaactatttgcttttaaattaaatttgtttagaataaaACAGATGTTTATTAAgcgaattgaattttatttatttaataatatctttaatGCTAGTTACACCTATGAAAATCGGATtgcaaaaattctaaattgtaaTTGTGTTGAAATTAGTGCTATccataagaatattttgaaatacatttcaatttgTCGGTTAAAGCTTCCAGTCAAAGAGAAgctgtcaaaatatatttctttaacactctcatttgtgaattttaataataaatgtctgACTGTTACAATTTCAgtcgcaaaatatattttaagcgaattactaataaagtatttcaaacttattcataattttcaagCTCGTTATCTGAATATGTGTATTGTCTATGGATCATCGTtcgatattaagaaaaatttttttgcaagctGATTCAACAAGATTGAGATATATTTTTGCCaagagacatttttatttttattttttttatttaatatagtattCTTTCTAATACTACACTCTCACAAGAATACGgtaattatttcgaaattcCAACTACTGATAAGTAATAAAGATAAGATTACTtaggataaaattaataacgcTAAGGATAAGACTAAGGTAAATTATTAATCTGTATGCAGGAtgtttttcgattaaaaatttacagaacaGTGACTAAAcaataaagagagaaaaataaatcctttgaaaagttaaaaacagtttattgaCTCTTTAATATTGACATGAGATTAATACTGCATTAACCCTTTtaaaggccgtggtaagtatacttaccaccacgttttaccgcttttaatttaggtttccatttttcaataacttcagctttttTGAAgagagtttgaataaaattggtaaccatttgtctcATCAATTAtgcctttcatttttcaaaaatcaattattgtacatatcaaatcatgttttatctttatttttaatttaagtttagaaTCAACATTTCGAATGTTATGTAAAAACGCCAATTTGTCATATTGAAAATTtccttgttttattatttcacaagcaaaatgcttgatttttttatggctACCACAATGTAAATATGTTcctttcaaattatgtttatatttatatgtgtcAATTTAGATTtgatattcaaatgttatatctACTATATTTATCTATGTCAACCTATGtatacatatttcaaattatgtttttatttatatgtgaaAGTTTAGTTTcgatattcaaatgtttatttacccaagcaaagtgcttgtaattttgaattagttaccgcatcgactgctaaattcaaaatgttattactttaaacttatctaaatttctagatgtatgggataggggccgctgcgcggccaaagtgcccaattttttataaataaaggtaaccatttgtcacttttaaaaaacgtataaaagttataaaatacataattccttttgaggTTTGTAGcgtttaaggaatttattttataaataaagaaaaataaaagtcagtaagttcctaataggtcatgttaaatatatttaccaccaaaaaaaacatttttataaactaaatgagtttttttttatatcatttactgttctcaaaacaatttcaattccaaaaatactttagttcacctttactagaaataaagggcctaTTAAAGGGTTAACTAATGcgattttattgtatttagtcATATTCATGCTATTAAAACTGCAAACTTTATATATTCAGAGTAATTAATTAAGGTACTAactaatcaatttaatttatcttcagATTCCCTTcgtatattcataaaaatagacTCGTCTAAActtcaaattgatatttttgaaatggagAAATAACTTTCCATTCccaacaaattaatttacagtcatcaaattaatttacaagAATTCTAATACATCTTTtagtgtttataaaaatattattttatctcaaaataatCGTATTAAAGCTATAAGAACGAATTgctgatttgaaataattatacagCTCTACATAAACTTCTCTTGAGTACCTAGTATTAGGATTGGATTAGTAGATAGTTATTTGATTTTGTAGAGGATTGCCTTTCAAGGCGAAGTAATGCTTAGAATTATGCTATGGTATGGCCACAGCATCTTTGAATGTTTAGTTATAACATCTTGAAGTACACTTAAATACCTGtttatatttccaatttaatCACTTtggtgatatttttcttaaatttttaaatctttttctcatCTACAACTTTCGATttgtaattcataaatttgtgGTCTTCCACTTTGTGGTTTTCCATTTGTGGTTCGCATATAGACTATTTAATACTCGAATCTCATTTATTACCTTTTAGTGTAATATACTTATCTCTActtctattttattatgttgttctattatattatatttatttctaattttcctGATCTTAGAACATTCTTCGTCGGGCGTGCTTCTATATATATATANTGCGCACAACTGATTCACTTTTCaaacagtctgcgcggactacttggAAAAGatcgtgtggaggctttttgatgtaggaggtgatgggtATGCCAGCTTggccaacgcc is a window encoding:
- the LOC107437198 gene encoding heterogeneous nuclear ribonucleoprotein A3-like codes for the protein MNTFMKVCLMVFVVAVLTACSEAQYNGYNGPARGGRGYGGGYGGGPGYGGRPVNQGNQGGDTSQDSDQGGYNVNYGQGDLNNNQRNQASQQGLQRNRNGGYY